The DNA segment ACTAAGTCTTTCCTCCTAGGCGGGGCGGCTGCGGCCGTCCCGCGCGTTTTTGCCCTTTTCGCGGGGCACGGCCCCGCGTTATCCGTGATATAAACATTTCACTTTCTCAGGCGCCACGTCGCAGGAGGCCAAGTTGTCCGACGCGCGGACCGGCAAACGTTTCCCCTTGCAGCTGCCGATCACCATCGAGTCTTCGTCCGCCAAGCAGAGCGGCACGACCGGCAACGTGAGCGCCGCGGGCGTGTACCTCGAAGCCGACACCAAGCTGGAGATCGGCTCCGCCGTCCGCTTCGACATCCGCCTGCCCAAGGACGTGCTCGGCACCAAGACCGACGTGACCATCCGCTGCACCGGCCGCGTCGTCCGCAAGGAAGCTTCCAGGCAGGGCAAGAGCGGTCTGGCGTGCGTGATCGACGACTACGAGTTCAAACGGGGCAAGTGACGAGGCCATGCTGAAGGTCATCCTGGCAGACAACCAAGCTATCTTCCGCGCCGGCGCCGCCAAGGTGCTCGCCGTCGAGGACGACCTGCGCATCGTCGCGCAGGCCCAGAACGCCGAGCAGGTCGCCATGTCCATCGACCGCTTCCGCGCATCCGTCCTCATCATCTCCGAGACGCTCGCCGAGAACCTCAGCAAGATCGTCGCCGACGCCCGCAAGCAGAAGACCCAGGTCGTCATCGTCTCCGACAAGCCCGACAACACCGCCGACCTCGTCCGCACCGGCGCCGCCGGCATCGTCTTTCGCTCCATCACCGGCGCCGCCCTGGTCGAGTGCATCCGCAAGGTCTCCAAGGGCGAGAACTTCGTGCAGGACACCGCCGTCGCCAAGGAAGTGGAAGAGAGCGACCAGGTCGGCGCCCGCGTCCGCGACCGCCTCACTCCCAAGGAGCTGAAGATCGTCGCGCTCGTCGTGCAGGGCTACAAGAACAAGGAGATCGCCAGCCGCCTCGGCACCACCGAACAGGTCATCAAGAATTATCTGCGCAACGTCTACGACAAGATCGGCGTCGGCGACCGCCTCGAGCTCGCGCTCTTCACCATCCACCACCGCATCCTCGCGGAAGCCGCTGCCGCCACCACCGCCGGCGGAAGTTCCAAGTAGCTACGCGGCTTTCTTCTCGCCGCCGCGCGCCGCCTCTTCCAGCTTCGGCAGCTCGATGGTGAAGGTGGTCCCCTGGCCCGGCTCGCTGGTGAAGTGGATCGCCCCACCCAGCGCCTGCACGATGCGCTGCGCCCCGGAGAGTCCCAGCCCCGTCCCCTTGGCCTTGGTCGTGAAGTAAGGCAGGAAGATCTTCTTCTGCAGGTTGAGCGGGATGCCGGCGCCCGTGTCGCTCACGCTGGCCACCACCCGGCCGTTGCTTTCCGCGCAGCGCACCGCGATCTTGCCGCCGCCCTCGCGCATCGCCTGGATGGAGTTGATCACCAGGTTGGTGATCACGCGCC comes from the Terriglobales bacterium genome and includes:
- a CDS encoding PilZ domain-containing protein — encoded protein: MSDARTGKRFPLQLPITIESSSAKQSGTTGNVSAAGVYLEADTKLEIGSAVRFDIRLPKDVLGTKTDVTIRCTGRVVRKEASRQGKSGLACVIDDYEFKRGK
- a CDS encoding response regulator transcription factor, which produces MLKVILADNQAIFRAGAAKVLAVEDDLRIVAQAQNAEQVAMSIDRFRASVLIISETLAENLSKIVADARKQKTQVVIVSDKPDNTADLVRTGAAGIVFRSITGAALVECIRKVSKGENFVQDTAVAKEVEESDQVGARVRDRLTPKELKIVALVVQGYKNKEIASRLGTTEQVIKNYLRNVYDKIGVGDRLELALFTIHHRILAEAAAATTAGGSSK
- a CDS encoding HAMP domain-containing sensor histidine kinase, with amino-acid sequence GIAHDFNNVLDTIAQATAVMEIRDGTPEQNAGYLRMIQNAVRRGAEIITRVREYIRGGTGEPRAVDLCQVIEEALELTQPLWRELPNVKVERHLGPVPPVRGNPADLRRVITNLVINSIQAMREGGGKIAVRCAESNGRVVASVSDTGAGIPLNLQKKIFLPYFTTKAKGTGLGLSGAQRIVQALGGAIHFTSEPGQGTTFTIELPKLEEAARGGEKKAA